A window of Ignavibacterium sp. contains these coding sequences:
- a CDS encoding T9SS type A sorting domain-containing protein → MKSIFTTIAFIILFFNFSLAQGLPLPFGRTIIFSGSGNCAMCHTGDGNVLSQNGVDISPPTYWRSTMMANSSKDPFWRAMVAEEVHNYPQLQQTIETTCTRCHAPLGYTEAFYNGQTTYSMNQLKQDPIANDGVSCTACHQIKPDNFGSQNSYSGHYVIENDSIIYGPYENPELTYMQMIVNYTPVFTTHMNKSELCATCHTLFTPYLDNQGQIAGQFPEQTPYLEWKNSIYSAQNIQCQDCHMPVTNDPIDIATIPPAHQVLRSPYWKHEFVGGNVYMLKMLRNNIDSLGITASVENFDSTIARAEYNLTQKALELEVSESFENDSLNIFVKLTNKAGHKLPAGIPFRRMWIHLKVIDGSNNIVFESGNWNSNGEIIGLNQDYEPHYDVVTDPDEIQIYEGVMIDVDGNVTNRLLRASQYIKDNRIPPLGFVSTHTSYDTTAIFGNALTDPNFNRENGSDGSGSDIVTYRIPAMTNSSYTITAEVCFQSIKPKVVDYLSNISEPDIDKFVSMYNQLPNEPFVMKSINKTVITNVNDELNTASKFILNQNYPNPFNPTTKISWRSPFNSWQTLKVYDMLGNEITALVNDYRTSGNYEIEFDATKYNLPSGIYLYKLQAGQYIAVKKFVLMK, encoded by the coding sequence ATGAAAAGTATTTTTACCACAATAGCATTCATCATTTTATTTTTCAATTTTTCATTGGCTCAGGGTTTACCCCTTCCTTTCGGACGCACAATAATTTTTTCTGGTTCTGGAAATTGTGCAATGTGTCATACCGGCGATGGAAATGTTCTATCACAAAACGGAGTTGATATTTCGCCACCGACTTACTGGCGCTCAACTATGATGGCAAATTCTAGTAAAGATCCATTCTGGCGGGCAATGGTTGCAGAAGAAGTTCACAATTATCCACAACTTCAACAGACTATTGAAACAACCTGTACAAGATGTCACGCACCTTTGGGCTACACTGAAGCTTTTTACAACGGACAAACTACTTACTCAATGAATCAACTTAAACAGGATCCTATTGCTAATGACGGAGTTAGTTGCACAGCCTGCCATCAGATAAAACCTGATAATTTTGGCTCACAAAATTCTTATTCAGGTCATTATGTAATTGAAAACGATAGCATTATTTATGGTCCATATGAAAACCCCGAGCTAACTTATATGCAAATGATTGTAAATTATACTCCCGTTTTCACAACACATATGAACAAATCAGAGCTTTGCGCAACCTGTCATACATTGTTCACTCCATATCTTGATAATCAGGGACAAATTGCCGGACAATTTCCTGAACAGACACCTTACCTCGAATGGAAAAACAGTATTTACTCAGCTCAGAATATTCAATGTCAGGATTGTCATATGCCTGTTACAAATGATCCTATTGATATTGCAACAATTCCTCCAGCTCATCAGGTGTTACGAAGCCCGTATTGGAAACATGAATTTGTCGGTGGAAATGTTTATATGTTAAAAATGCTTCGGAACAATATTGACTCTTTGGGAATTACGGCTTCTGTTGAAAATTTTGATTCTACAATTGCACGAGCTGAATATAATCTCACTCAGAAAGCATTAGAACTCGAGGTTTCTGAATCTTTTGAAAATGACTCGTTAAATATTTTTGTGAAACTTACAAACAAAGCCGGACATAAACTTCCGGCTGGAATTCCATTCAGAAGAATGTGGATTCATCTTAAAGTTATTGATGGTTCAAACAATATTGTTTTTGAATCAGGTAATTGGAATTCAAATGGAGAGATAATCGGATTAAATCAGGATTACGAACCTCATTATGATGTAGTAACAGATCCTGATGAGATTCAGATTTATGAAGGAGTTATGATTGATGTTGATGGAAATGTTACGAACAGATTGTTGCGGGCTTCGCAATACATAAAAGATAACAGAATTCCTCCGCTTGGTTTTGTTTCAACTCATACTAGTTATGATACAACTGCAATTTTTGGCAATGCGTTGACTGATCCAAATTTCAACAGAGAGAATGGTTCTGATGGAAGCGGAAGCGATATTGTCACTTATAGAATTCCAGCTATGACAAATTCAAGCTATACAATTACTGCTGAAGTTTGTTTTCAATCTATCAAACCAAAAGTTGTTGATTACCTTAGCAACATTAGTGAACCCGACATAGATAAATTCGTTTCGATGTATAACCAATTGCCTAACGAACCATTTGTGATGAAGTCAATAAATAAAACAGTCATAACAAATGTTAATGATGAATTGAATACTGCAAGTAAATTTATACTCAATCAGAATTATCCTAATCCATTTAATCCAACAACTAAAATCAGTTGGAGGTCGCCATTTAACAGTTGGCAAACCTTAAAGGTTTATGATATGCTTGGAAATGAAATCACCGCTCTTGTTAATGATTATAGAACTTCAGGGAATTATGAAATTGAATTTGATGCAACCAAGTATAATCTTCCCAGCGGAATTTATTTATATAAATTACAAGCAGGACAATACATTGCAGTTAAAAAGTTTGTTTTGATGAAATAA
- a CDS encoding T9SS type A sorting domain-containing protein — protein MKKLFLLLLVSLCCTFLSYSQVKVQFNTINGYGNNLYIDNVTIGNRFDSDVAVVGILNIDPDTSFTVGSNPITVAPQVAFINLGRNNITTSFTVTMQVNPGGYVSNKSINSLSSGQSTTVTFDNLTITPSQAINITVNANLSGDQNTSNNSLTQYTLFLPGYQRNVLLEEWTSSTCGPCAANNPTIDAFIAARFDSLVAVKYHMNWPSPGNDPMYLYNPQQANDRRFYYGVNAVPHVIMDGIVNPSYPYSNPPSLPNAFYPRKSVGTPLALSVTNTRLPGDTIQADVTLQIGHQLPAGQYYLRVHAVERHIHYNTAPGTNGETDFYDVFRRAFPNSTGTPIPTAPGTYNFTFKYPLDMAVWVDSMIYTAVFVQNDANKEVLNAAKSRNYLEATYVNTGFDQPFVQKPIVAFDFIESSRNFLIENPQSVLSNYFYYELFDGTFPSPGWTINNPDGGITFAQFEGANGPSFGGTKSVRMEFYSYSSTNQNDFLYSPVYNGLNEVDSVKFDWAYAQYSSAYVDRLIVKLSLDGGATYPHVIFDKSGAQLATAPTTTNAFVPNANQWQTFSYPLAQVIPVELSTFNAKANGLDVELSWTTSTEMNNYGFEIQRKASDDFITVGFVKGNGSTTEIKHYNFTDRELNEGSYTYRLKQIDYSGAYHFSDEIEVDVTGPKVFFIEQNYPNPFNPSTKIRFNLAVNSKVSLKVYNLIGEEVAELLNGQMNAGKQEVEFNAINLNSGVYIYKLEATGEDGSSFVSAKKMTLIK, from the coding sequence ATGAAAAAACTATTTCTACTTCTTTTGGTTTCATTGTGTTGTACTTTTCTTTCCTATTCTCAGGTGAAAGTACAGTTTAACACAATAAACGGTTACGGTAATAATCTTTATATCGATAATGTTACTATCGGAAATCGTTTCGATAGTGATGTAGCAGTAGTTGGAATTTTAAATATTGATCCGGACACAAGCTTTACAGTTGGCTCAAATCCAATTACAGTTGCACCGCAGGTTGCATTTATTAATCTTGGCAGAAATAATATCACAACTTCTTTTACAGTAACCATGCAGGTCAATCCAGGAGGTTATGTAAGCAATAAATCAATCAATTCATTAAGCAGTGGACAATCCACTACTGTAACATTTGATAATCTTACTATTACACCAAGTCAGGCAATTAATATTACAGTTAATGCTAATTTATCCGGTGACCAGAACACATCCAATAATTCTTTAACTCAATACACATTGTTTTTACCAGGTTATCAGAGAAATGTTTTACTCGAAGAATGGACAAGCTCAACTTGCGGACCCTGTGCAGCAAATAATCCGACAATTGATGCATTCATTGCTGCAAGATTTGATTCTTTGGTTGCTGTAAAATATCATATGAACTGGCCATCACCAGGAAATGATCCGATGTATCTTTATAACCCTCAGCAGGCAAATGACAGACGATTTTATTATGGTGTAAATGCAGTTCCACATGTAATTATGGATGGTATAGTTAATCCATCATACCCATATTCAAATCCACCGAGTTTGCCAAACGCTTTTTATCCAAGAAAGAGTGTTGGAACTCCATTAGCTTTATCAGTTACTAACACAAGACTTCCCGGTGATACAATTCAGGCAGATGTAACATTACAAATTGGTCATCAATTGCCTGCAGGACAATATTATCTCAGAGTTCACGCTGTTGAAAGACATATTCATTACAACACCGCACCGGGAACAAATGGTGAGACCGACTTTTATGATGTATTCAGAAGAGCTTTTCCGAATTCAACCGGGACACCTATTCCAACCGCACCAGGCACATATAATTTTACATTTAAGTATCCGCTTGATATGGCTGTTTGGGTTGATAGCATGATTTATACTGCTGTTTTTGTTCAGAATGATGCAAACAAAGAAGTTCTTAATGCAGCAAAATCCAGAAATTATCTCGAGGCAACTTATGTTAACACTGGTTTTGATCAGCCATTTGTTCAAAAACCAATTGTTGCATTTGATTTTATTGAAAGTTCAAGAAACTTTTTGATTGAAAATCCTCAAAGTGTTTTGAGCAACTACTTCTACTATGAATTATTTGATGGTACATTCCCTTCGCCGGGTTGGACTATAAACAATCCTGATGGAGGAATTACATTTGCACAATTTGAGGGTGCAAATGGACCGTCATTCGGAGGGACTAAATCAGTTAGAATGGAATTCTATTCATATAGTTCTACCAATCAGAATGATTTTCTTTATTCTCCGGTTTATAATGGTCTGAATGAAGTTGATTCAGTAAAATTTGATTGGGCTTACGCTCAATACTCCTCAGCTTATGTTGATCGTTTAATTGTAAAACTTTCACTCGATGGTGGCGCTACTTATCCGCATGTTATTTTTGATAAATCCGGAGCTCAATTAGCAACCGCACCAACCACAACCAATGCATTTGTTCCTAATGCAAATCAGTGGCAAACATTTTCATATCCTCTTGCTCAGGTTATTCCTGTTGAACTTTCAACCTTTAATGCGAAAGCAAATGGTTTGGATGTTGAGTTGAGCTGGACAACTTCAACTGAAATGAACAATTATGGTTTCGAAATACAAAGGAAAGCATCGGATGATTTTATTACAGTGGGTTTTGTAAAAGGAAACGGTTCAACCACTGAAATAAAACACTACAACTTCACTGACAGAGAATTGAATGAAGGAAGTTACACTTATCGCTTAAAACAGATTGATTATAGCGGTGCTTATCACTTTTCAGATGAAATTGAAGTCGATGTAACCGGACCAAAAGTATTTTTCATCGAGCAGAATTATCCAAATCCGTTTAATCCATCAACAAAAATCAGATTCAATCTTGCTGTTAATTCAAAAGTCTCTCTTAAAGTTTATAATCTGATAGGAGAAGAAGTTGCAGAATTATTGAATGGTCAGATGAATGCAGGAAAACAGGAAGTTGAATTCAATGCTATCAATCTAAACAGCGGAGTTTATATCTATAAGCTCGAAGCAACAGGTGAAGATGGTTCTTCATTCGTTTCAGCAAAGAAGATGACTTTAATTAAGTAA
- a CDS encoding transglutaminase-like domain-containing protein, whose amino-acid sequence MSALTMAQQSFYINGLWNSDLLISSELNSENNFPVSSNVKDWLFSVSYGSEFSGRTNSYLNQISVIKSFGNHLFKAKYSPGFQKEFLFSTGQSIILSDTNSQSLKADYVYKELFGFGYSYNLNEKISFGFNLKFFNQTFTQEVIKPVFSDTNYLVIETEKDDIDLWKADLGMSYKFSENFLVSLASLNLLTSESNPQYDYNKNFLLNTDRSFSFAVYIKPLQNSAINFIYETDNSFAGSLNQFFRLNNDKIGISITAYHDKFQNPFINSISPSLVYSSKYFDVALSGIKYFEKRKDISSFQKFSDDGIKNLLHNQFSFDRVNLTFNFKLNTKAEQQIKILDAEIKLDIFPALSEEYLDKPIAIAKVVNLTEKLLTVKPAIRINGINKDVIQLGNFQIAAFDTAEIPVYAFIPENIQIDKATLSYAEIYFFTNTEQQEDEIQKPILINSVNSWDGEVKNLRYFIKKDLAFSQSYAKQLLSNYKSQLDTLPNSLADFYKAKIIFNNIIKNLSYVSDPRIKWDFVQYPSETLKLKGGDCDDLSVLFSSLLESIGIETALIDYRSRNDIRHVNVLVNTKLSPQQALLITENDSKYFIRKNESGVDEVWIAVETTSLTDFDTAWSLGSEIFNGEAIDKMGLLNGDVQIIDVY is encoded by the coding sequence ATGAGTGCTTTAACTATGGCTCAGCAAAGTTTCTACATAAACGGTTTATGGAACAGTGATTTATTGATTAGTTCTGAACTAAATTCTGAAAATAATTTTCCTGTTTCATCAAATGTTAAAGACTGGCTATTCTCCGTTTCTTATGGTTCGGAATTTTCAGGAAGAACTAATTCTTATTTGAATCAAATTTCTGTTATCAAATCATTTGGTAATCATTTATTCAAAGCAAAGTATTCACCGGGATTCCAAAAAGAATTTTTATTCAGTACAGGACAATCAATCATTCTTAGCGATACAAATTCACAATCGCTTAAAGCCGATTATGTTTATAAAGAATTATTTGGATTTGGATATTCTTATAATCTTAATGAAAAAATTTCATTCGGCTTTAATCTGAAATTTTTCAATCAGACTTTTACTCAAGAAGTAATTAAGCCGGTTTTTTCAGATACGAATTATCTGGTAATAGAAACTGAAAAAGATGATATTGATTTATGGAAAGCAGATTTGGGAATGTCTTATAAATTTTCAGAAAATTTTTTAGTGAGTTTAGCTTCGTTGAATCTGCTTACATCTGAATCAAATCCTCAATATGATTATAATAAAAATTTTCTGTTGAACACTGATAGAAGTTTTTCTTTCGCCGTTTATATAAAACCACTTCAGAACTCAGCGATAAATTTTATTTATGAAACAGATAATTCTTTTGCCGGCAGTTTAAATCAATTCTTCAGATTGAATAATGATAAAATTGGAATTTCGATTACAGCTTATCACGATAAGTTTCAGAACCCTTTTATCAACAGCATTTCACCTTCATTGGTTTATTCATCAAAATATTTTGATGTTGCTTTATCGGGAATAAAATATTTTGAAAAGCGAAAAGATATTTCTTCTTTTCAGAAGTTTTCTGATGATGGAATTAAAAACTTACTTCACAACCAATTTAGCTTCGACAGAGTTAACCTCACTTTCAACTTTAAATTGAACACTAAAGCAGAACAACAAATCAAAATTCTTGATGCAGAAATCAAGCTAGATATTTTCCCGGCATTGTCAGAAGAATATCTTGATAAACCAATTGCTATTGCAAAAGTTGTTAATCTCACCGAAAAACTTTTGACAGTAAAACCGGCAATCAGAATAAACGGAATAAATAAAGATGTGATTCAACTCGGAAACTTTCAGATTGCAGCGTTTGATACTGCAGAGATTCCTGTGTATGCTTTTATTCCCGAGAATATTCAGATTGATAAAGCGACACTTTCTTACGCGGAAATTTATTTCTTCACAAATACAGAACAGCAGGAAGATGAGATTCAGAAGCCAATACTTATAAATAGCGTTAATTCATGGGATGGAGAAGTAAAAAATCTGAGATACTTTATTAAAAAAGATCTGGCTTTCTCGCAGTCGTATGCAAAGCAACTGCTTTCAAATTATAAATCACAGTTGGATACACTTCCTAATTCATTAGCAGATTTTTATAAAGCAAAGATTATTTTCAACAACATTATCAAAAATTTGTCATATGTTTCCGATCCAAGAATTAAATGGGACTTTGTTCAATATCCTTCTGAAACTTTAAAGTTAAAAGGTGGTGATTGTGATGATCTGAGTGTTTTGTTTTCATCACTACTTGAAAGTATTGGGATTGAAACAGCTTTAATTGATTATCGTTCAAGAAATGACATAAGACATGTAAATGTTTTGGTGAATACAAAACTTTCGCCACAACAAGCATTATTGATTACTGAAAATGATTCGAAATATTTTATTAGAAAAAATGAATCTGGTGTTGATGAAGTCTGGATTGCAGTAGAAACAACTTCTCTTACTGATTTTGATACTGCGTGGAGTTTAGGTTCTGAAATTTTTAATGGTGAAGCTATTGATAAAATGGGATTGTTAAATGGTGATGTTCAAATTATTGATGTTTATTAA
- a CDS encoding TlpA disulfide reductase family protein, producing the protein MKKIILILFISIPFFSFAQDELSQGKTAPNFKLESLDGNNFELTQALGKGPVLLSFWATWCKPCMEEMNEFNKIYEELKEKGFTLLAISTDNEKTIAKVKPLVKSKGYNFTVLLDKNSDVARKYYAQQIPYSVLIDKDGKIVSSHMGYMKGDEKKLREKILSLLK; encoded by the coding sequence ATGAAAAAAATAATTCTAATTTTATTCATCTCTATTCCGTTTTTCTCCTTTGCACAAGATGAACTTTCACAGGGCAAGACTGCACCAAATTTCAAACTTGAAAGTCTTGATGGAAATAATTTTGAACTTACACAAGCACTGGGAAAAGGACCTGTGTTGCTAAGCTTTTGGGCAACCTGGTGTAAACCCTGTATGGAAGAGATGAATGAGTTTAACAAAATTTATGAAGAGTTAAAGGAAAAAGGTTTTACGCTTCTGGCAATTTCAACCGATAATGAAAAAACTATTGCCAAAGTAAAACCACTTGTAAAATCCAAAGGTTATAACTTTACGGTTTTGCTTGACAAAAATTCTGATGTCGCCAGAAAATACTATGCACAGCAAATTCCTTATTCTGTCCTGATTGACAAAGATGGAAAAATAGTTTCGTCGCATATGGGTTATATGAAAGGCGACGAAAAAAAATTGCGTGAGAAAATTTTGTCGCTCCTAAAATAA
- the trmB gene encoding tRNA (guanosine(46)-N7)-methyltransferase TrmB: protein MRRKGRKQKEVRTFPNVFHGNLETISESVQKYFNNKHPIVLELGCGNGEYTLALAQKYPDKNFIGVDVKGSRIWTGAKKALNLSIINAAFIITYIDRLFLVFKNPVVEEIWIPFPNPFPLRKSIKQRLVHKRFIDVYRKTCLPKARIHLKTDDETLYSYALKVIEEENLKLIAATDDLYNSEFYKDELKIQTKYEIQHLHDGKKIKYICFSLT from the coding sequence ATGCGTCGAAAAGGAAGAAAGCAAAAAGAAGTAAGAACTTTTCCTAATGTTTTCCACGGAAATCTGGAAACTATTTCCGAATCAGTTCAGAAATATTTTAATAACAAGCATCCCATTGTACTCGAACTTGGTTGCGGCAACGGAGAATATACTTTAGCACTTGCACAAAAATATCCTGACAAGAATTTTATTGGTGTTGATGTAAAAGGAAGCCGAATCTGGACCGGCGCGAAAAAAGCATTAAACCTTTCAATCATTAATGCTGCGTTTATCATTACATACATTGACCGATTATTTCTCGTTTTCAAAAATCCTGTTGTAGAAGAAATATGGATACCTTTTCCAAATCCGTTTCCACTCAGAAAAAGTATTAAGCAAAGATTAGTTCACAAAAGATTTATTGATGTTTACAGAAAAACCTGTTTGCCAAAAGCCAGAATTCATCTTAAAACTGATGACGAAACATTATATAGTTATGCTCTTAAAGTGATAGAAGAAGAAAATCTGAAACTGATTGCTGCAACTGATGATCTTTACAATTCAGAGTTTTATAAAGATGAACTGAAAATTCAAACAAAGTATGAAATACAGCATCTTCATGATGGAAAGAAAATCAAGTATATATGTTTTTCTTTAACTTAA
- a CDS encoding T9SS type A sorting domain-containing protein — protein sequence MRFSYLFTISIFISLKIFAQDISFIPRETSVNDTIGDEVVIYIDLTNISQAEQTVFVVRTINQMPNGWSTSLCFDYCYPDWMDSIATTQTYGSSPLQPGESREVSVHFFTNNAPNTGMVQLQAGTFRNPDQRITVELQASTFDPTSVEDEVNSITNFNLEQNYPNPFNPATKIRWQSPISGWQTLKVYDLLGNEISTLVNEEKPAGNHELIFNASDLPSGIYFYRLTVGAFSQSKAMILEK from the coding sequence ATGAGATTTTCTTATTTATTTACCATTTCGATTTTTATTTCTTTAAAAATATTTGCGCAGGATATTTCCTTTATTCCAAGAGAAACATCAGTTAACGATACAATCGGTGACGAAGTTGTAATTTATATTGATCTCACAAACATTTCTCAGGCAGAGCAAACTGTTTTTGTTGTTCGCACAATTAACCAAATGCCCAACGGTTGGAGTACTTCATTGTGTTTTGATTATTGTTATCCTGATTGGATGGATAGCATAGCAACAACCCAAACTTATGGTAGCAGTCCTTTGCAACCTGGTGAGTCAAGAGAAGTATCTGTTCATTTTTTTACTAACAATGCTCCAAATACCGGAATGGTTCAATTGCAGGCAGGAACTTTCAGAAATCCCGATCAAAGGATAACTGTTGAATTACAAGCTTCTACATTTGATCCAACCTCTGTTGAAGATGAAGTTAATTCGATTACTAACTTTAATCTTGAGCAAAACTATCCAAACCCGTTTAATCCAGCCACTAAAATCAGATGGCAATCACCAATAAGCGGTTGGCAAACATTAAAAGTATATGATTTGCTTGGTAATGAAATTTCAACTTTAGTTAATGAGGAAAAACCTGCGGGCAATCACGAACTGATATTTAATGCCTCTGACTTACCAAGCGGAATTTATTTCTATCGCCTTACTGTTGGTGCTTTTTCTCAATCTAAAGCTATGATATTGGAGAAATAA
- a CDS encoding DUF6029 family protein codes for MLKQIFIHSSFLVFLTAISFAQSDDSWFLLPEGLGVQNHLEYSFNVDTKREIFENWTNVDYMKGIFAAGFRFEAFQPNDPDPSISRGKVRYADIAYKYISLDIGDLDKGVKITAGNFYTLFGRGMILKSYEDRNIRIDNNLIGVKAEGHLYDFHLTALSGSAANSQNLRKDILHAVDISYRGLNFLKLGFTHAANLPEDESSSKTSLSSLRLEPTIWNFDFYFEFGIKQNPDIQRNVFDSEESIIGKGFYGNTNFYYGPLAITGEYKLYDNFAFTSSDGTIFYNTPPSLRKEYTYLLLNRHPSPLDQSNEKGFQIEVNYTLDDETNFQTSYGLTQTLPRSSYFQRVNGFDLETVTQFKEFFVQAYHSWNDEINTTLSLGYNEELSSNTKNLTPVFEGKYYFGEVNTLKLILEHQHTKNRITSEKYFSDVISIEYLRSPLFNVAWVSEIQTKEPEEGKTIRKVWSFVQFGYKISSHTDLSLLIGSRQAGNICIGGVCRFEPEFKGIEFKMLTRL; via the coding sequence ATGTTGAAGCAAATTTTCATTCATTCCTCATTTCTTGTTTTTTTAACTGCAATAAGTTTCGCTCAATCCGATGATTCGTGGTTTTTGTTACCCGAAGGTTTGGGAGTTCAGAATCATTTAGAATATTCGTTTAATGTAGATACCAAAAGAGAAATTTTTGAAAACTGGACTAATGTTGATTATATGAAAGGTATTTTTGCTGCCGGATTTAGATTCGAAGCATTTCAACCAAATGATCCTGACCCATCAATCAGCAGAGGCAAAGTTCGTTATGCCGATATTGCTTATAAATACATCTCACTTGATATTGGCGACCTTGATAAAGGAGTTAAAATAACTGCAGGAAATTTTTATACTTTGTTTGGAAGAGGAATGATTCTGAAAAGTTATGAAGACAGAAATATAAGAATTGACAACAATCTCATTGGAGTTAAAGCAGAAGGTCATCTTTATGATTTTCATCTTACTGCTTTATCGGGTTCTGCAGCAAATTCACAAAACCTTAGAAAAGATATTCTTCACGCAGTTGATATTTCCTATCGTGGTCTAAACTTTTTGAAATTAGGATTTACTCACGCTGCCAATTTACCGGAGGATGAATCAAGTTCTAAAACAAGTTTATCCTCTTTGCGACTGGAACCAACAATCTGGAATTTCGATTTCTATTTTGAATTCGGAATTAAGCAAAACCCGGACATTCAAAGGAATGTTTTTGACAGTGAAGAATCAATTATTGGGAAAGGATTTTATGGTAATACGAATTTTTATTACGGACCATTAGCAATAACCGGCGAATATAAGTTATACGATAATTTTGCATTCACCTCAAGTGATGGAACAATTTTTTACAATACTCCTCCATCGCTTAGAAAAGAATATACATATTTATTGCTGAACAGACATCCCTCACCACTTGATCAGTCAAACGAAAAAGGTTTTCAGATTGAAGTCAATTACACACTTGATGATGAAACTAATTTTCAAACAAGTTATGGCCTTACCCAAACTCTTCCACGAAGTTCATATTTTCAAAGAGTAAATGGTTTTGATCTTGAGACAGTTACTCAGTTCAAAGAATTTTTCGTACAGGCATATCATTCCTGGAACGATGAGATCAACACAACTCTTTCATTGGGTTACAATGAAGAGCTTTCCTCAAACACAAAAAATTTAACTCCTGTTTTTGAAGGGAAATATTATTTCGGCGAAGTAAACACTCTAAAACTAATTCTGGAACATCAACACACTAAAAACCGAATTACATCCGAGAAATATTTTTCTGATGTAATTTCTATTGAATATTTACGCTCACCTTTGTTTAATGTTGCCTGGGTTAGTGAAATCCAGACAAAAGAACCTGAAGAAGGAAAAACAATACGTAAAGTCTGGAGCTTTGTGCAATTCGGATATAAAATTTCCTCGCACACTGACTTAAGTTTATTGATTGGCTCAAGGCAAGCTGGTAACATCTGTATTGGTGGTGTCTGTCGTTTCGAACCTGAATTCAAAGGAATTGAATTCAAGATGTTAACCAGATTATAA